The Cumulibacter manganitolerans genome window below encodes:
- a CDS encoding ABC transporter permease translates to MDFLNPRIPVGTWAEDVLDWMTEHLGWLFDFVKLVLTGFYDALYFVLGKPVYLVVIAAFAALAWWVSGWKLALFTVVGLYLIRAFDQWDNAMSTIALVLVAVVIALALAIPIGIWAARSTSVSRVVKPVLDLMQTLPALVYLVPAITIFSVGVAPGAIATLIFAMPPGVRLTELAIRGVDKEVVEAGNAFGATHGRILRQIQLPLALPTIMAGVNQVIMLALSMVVLAGMAGAGGLGGDVTASLASLDVPLGIEAGLAVVIIAIFLDRLSNSLGTRSSYLNKLEKANA, encoded by the coding sequence ATGGATTTCCTGAACCCCCGAATCCCCGTCGGCACGTGGGCCGAAGACGTCCTCGACTGGATGACCGAGCACCTCGGCTGGCTGTTCGACTTCGTGAAGCTGGTGCTGACCGGCTTCTACGACGCGCTGTACTTCGTGCTCGGCAAGCCGGTCTACCTGGTCGTCATCGCGGCGTTCGCCGCCTTGGCCTGGTGGGTCAGCGGCTGGAAGCTCGCGCTGTTCACCGTGGTCGGTCTGTACCTGATCCGCGCCTTCGACCAGTGGGACAACGCGATGAGCACCATCGCGCTGGTGCTGGTCGCGGTCGTCATCGCCTTGGCTCTGGCGATCCCGATCGGCATCTGGGCGGCCCGCTCGACGAGCGTCTCGCGCGTCGTCAAGCCGGTGCTGGATCTCATGCAGACGCTACCGGCGCTGGTCTACCTCGTCCCGGCGATCACGATCTTCTCGGTCGGTGTGGCGCCGGGCGCCATCGCGACGCTCATCTTCGCCATGCCACCCGGCGTGCGGCTCACCGAGCTCGCCATCCGCGGCGTCGACAAGGAGGTCGTCGAGGCCGGCAACGCGTTCGGCGCGACGCACGGACGCATCCTCCGGCAGATCCAGCTGCCGCTGGCGTTGCCGACCATCATGGCCGGCGTCAACCAGGTGATCATGCTGGCGCTGTCGATGGTCGTGCTGGCCGGCATGGCCGGCGCCGGTGGCCTCGGCGGCGACGTGACCGCGTCCCTGGCGTCCCTCGACGTCCCGCTCGGCATCGAGGCCGGACTCGCGGTGGTCATCATCGCGATCTTCCTCGACCGGCTCAGCAACTCGCTGGGCACCCGGTCGTCGTACCTCAACAAGCTGGAGAAGGCCAACGCCTGA
- a CDS encoding quaternary amine ABC transporter ATP-binding protein, with protein MAKLSAKNVYKIFGRRETETVRRLQDGASPSEVKSLGTPAVIDASFDVDEGEIFVVMGLSGSGKSTLIRTLNGLWKPSAGKVEIDGVDLARASDSELRRIRQDKVSMVFQHFALMPHRTVLENAAYALEVKGVPAAERRATAEHWLSVVGLDGWGEKLPSQLSGGMQQRVGLARALAAETDVLLMDEAFSALDPLIRREMQDQLIELQSTLGKTIVFITHDLNEAMYVGDRIAVMRDGRIVQIGTAEEILTDPANDYVAQFVQDVDRTRVLTARSVMEKPVSVVPSTFGPRGALEQMRKTQSAGALVVSRDRTLLGYVSDDDAITAVKAKADRLDDYLRTEQLRTVLPDTPLSELFAPASSSPIPLAVVDERRRLLGVIPRIAILASLGQMSDNADMHAVDDLGRPFESAPGALTTGAIPVQRETSAAGLAAAAPKEGS; from the coding sequence GTGGCGAAACTGAGCGCCAAGAACGTTTACAAGATATTCGGGCGACGAGAGACCGAGACCGTTCGGCGGCTGCAGGACGGCGCGAGCCCGAGCGAGGTCAAGAGCCTCGGCACGCCGGCCGTCATCGACGCCAGCTTCGATGTCGACGAGGGCGAGATCTTCGTCGTCATGGGCCTGTCGGGCTCCGGCAAGTCGACGCTGATCCGCACCCTGAACGGGCTGTGGAAGCCGTCCGCCGGCAAGGTGGAGATCGACGGCGTCGATCTGGCCAGGGCGAGCGACTCCGAGCTGCGCAGGATCCGGCAGGACAAGGTGTCGATGGTCTTCCAGCACTTCGCGCTGATGCCGCATCGCACCGTCCTCGAGAATGCGGCGTACGCGCTCGAGGTGAAGGGCGTGCCGGCGGCCGAGCGCAGGGCGACCGCGGAGCACTGGCTGTCGGTCGTGGGGCTCGACGGCTGGGGCGAGAAGCTGCCCAGCCAGCTCTCCGGAGGCATGCAGCAGCGCGTCGGGCTGGCCCGCGCCCTCGCGGCCGAGACCGACGTACTGCTGATGGACGAGGCGTTCTCCGCCCTCGACCCGCTGATCCGCCGCGAGATGCAGGACCAGCTGATCGAGCTGCAGAGCACCCTGGGCAAGACCATCGTGTTCATCACCCACGACCTCAACGAGGCGATGTACGTCGGCGACCGCATCGCGGTCATGCGCGACGGACGCATCGTGCAGATCGGCACTGCAGAAGAGATCCTGACCGATCCCGCCAACGACTACGTCGCGCAGTTCGTGCAGGACGTCGATCGCACTCGCGTGCTTACCGCGCGCTCCGTGATGGAGAAGCCGGTGAGCGTCGTGCCCTCCACGTTCGGGCCCCGCGGTGCGCTGGAGCAGATGCGCAAGACGCAGTCTGCCGGCGCTCTGGTGGTGTCTCGCGACCGCACCCTGCTCGGCTACGTGAGCGACGACGACGCGATCACCGCTGTCAAAGCGAAGGCGGATCGGCTCGATGACTACCTGCGCACCGAGCAGCTGCGCACGGTGCTGCCGGACACGCCGCTGTCGGAGCTGTTCGCGCCGGCGTCCTCGTCGCCCATTCCGCTGGCCGTCGTCGACGAGCGGCGTCGGCTGCTGGGTGTGATCCCCCGCATCGCGATCCTGGCATCGCTCGGCCAGATGTCCGACAACGCCGACATGCACGCCGTCGACGACCTCGGCAGGCCGTTCGAGAGCGCGCCCGGCGCGTTGACCACAGGGGCAATCCCCGTCCAGCGTGAGACGAGCGCCGCCGGCCTGGCCGCCGCGGCACCCAAGGAGGGCTCCTGA
- a CDS encoding metallopeptidase family protein, translating to MGRRRFDRLVSEALDEIPPDLTARMDNVVIQVADRNPDEATLLGLYEGIALTERLDDYTGVLPDTIWIYRDAILEICDTPDDVREEVRITVVHEIAHHFGIDDDRLHELGWG from the coding sequence ATGGGCCGCCGACGCTTCGATCGGCTGGTCAGCGAGGCGCTCGACGAGATTCCGCCGGATCTGACGGCACGCATGGACAACGTCGTCATCCAGGTCGCCGACCGCAACCCCGACGAGGCGACGCTCCTCGGTCTCTACGAAGGGATCGCCCTCACCGAACGCCTCGACGACTACACCGGCGTCCTGCCGGACACGATCTGGATCTACCGCGACGCCATCTTGGAGATCTGCGACACGCCCGATGACGTGCGGGAGGAGGTGCGGATCACCGTTGTGCACGAGATCGCGCACCACTTCGGCATCGATGACGATCGGCTGCACGAGCTAGGATGGGGATGA
- a CDS encoding GuaB1 family IMP dehydrogenase-related protein yields MKFLNDLTPTHDLTYSDVFMVPSRSSVYSRMDVDLTTPDRVGTTIPIAVANMTAVAGRRMAETVARRGAIAILPQDITLDAVRDMVGEVKSSHPVFETPVTVTPQDAVATVLSLLGKRAHGAAVVLDGGKPVGIVTETDCAGVDRFTLVSEVMTTNIVTVDKDAHLGAAFDTMTERHLGLVPVLDGDQLAGVLTRKGVLRSAIYQPALDAHGRLMVGGAIGINGDVRAKADALLAAGVDVLVVDTAHGHQDKMLEALPLVVDARDDLENRTGRHIQIVAGNVVSPEGVGDLVDAGADILKVGVGPGAMCTTRMMTGVGRPQFSAVLECAEAARDLGAHVWADGGVKYPRDVALGLAAGAASVMVGSWFAGTYESAGDLVIDPDGRPYKESFGMASARAVRHRTKDQSAFDRARSALFEEGISHSRMYLDPLRPGVEDLLDSIIAGVRSSFTYAGARSIAEFQERAVVGLQSSAGYDEGRPRDTSW; encoded by the coding sequence GTGAAGTTTCTCAACGACCTGACCCCGACGCACGACCTCACCTACAGCGACGTGTTCATGGTGCCGTCGCGCTCGTCGGTGTACTCGCGCATGGACGTCGACCTGACGACCCCGGACCGCGTCGGCACCACGATCCCGATCGCGGTGGCGAACATGACGGCCGTCGCCGGACGCCGGATGGCCGAGACGGTCGCCCGCCGCGGCGCGATCGCGATCCTCCCGCAGGACATCACCCTCGATGCGGTCCGCGACATGGTCGGCGAGGTCAAGTCGAGCCACCCGGTCTTCGAGACTCCGGTGACCGTCACCCCGCAGGACGCCGTCGCGACGGTGCTGTCTCTGCTGGGCAAGCGCGCGCACGGCGCGGCGGTCGTCCTCGACGGCGGCAAGCCGGTCGGCATCGTGACCGAGACCGACTGCGCGGGCGTCGACCGCTTCACGCTCGTCTCCGAGGTGATGACGACGAACATCGTGACCGTCGACAAGGATGCCCACCTCGGTGCGGCGTTCGACACGATGACCGAGCGGCACCTCGGCCTGGTGCCGGTGCTGGACGGCGACCAGCTCGCCGGCGTGCTCACCCGCAAGGGCGTGCTGCGCTCGGCGATCTATCAGCCGGCCCTGGACGCGCACGGCCGCCTCATGGTCGGCGGCGCGATCGGCATCAACGGCGACGTGCGCGCGAAGGCCGACGCACTGCTCGCCGCCGGCGTCGACGTGCTCGTCGTCGACACCGCGCACGGCCACCAGGACAAGATGCTCGAGGCGCTCCCGCTGGTGGTCGACGCCCGCGACGACCTGGAGAACCGGACCGGGCGGCACATCCAGATCGTGGCCGGGAACGTGGTCTCCCCGGAGGGGGTCGGCGACCTCGTCGACGCGGGCGCGGACATCCTCAAGGTCGGCGTCGGTCCCGGCGCCATGTGCACCACCCGCATGATGACCGGCGTCGGTCGCCCACAGTTCTCCGCCGTCCTCGAGTGTGCCGAGGCGGCGCGCGATCTCGGCGCGCACGTCTGGGCGGACGGCGGCGTGAAGTACCCGCGCGACGTCGCTCTCGGGCTGGCGGCCGGCGCGGCGAGCGTCATGGTCGGTTCGTGGTTCGCCGGCACCTACGAGTCGGCGGGCGATCTCGTGATCGACCCCGACGGCCGTCCGTACAAGGAGAGCTTCGGGATGGCCTCGGCCCGCGCGGTGCGTCACCGGACGAAGGACCAGTCGGCCTTCGACCGGGCCCGGTCGGCGCTGTTCGAGGAAGGCATCAGCCACTCGCGGATGTACCTCGACCCGCTGCGCCCCGGCGTGGAGGATCTGCTCGACTCGATCATCGCCGGCGTCCGGTCGTCGTTCACCTACGCCGGCGCGCGATCGATCGCGGAGTTCCAGGAGCGCGCGGTCGTGGGCCTGCAGAGCAGCGCGGGGTACGACGAGGGACGGCCGCGCGACACGTCCTGGTAG
- the serS gene encoding serine--tRNA ligase, protein MIDLREVRDDLEKVRASQQARGLDPATADELRDADEARRTALSAFESLRAEQKQAGQAVKKASPEERPALLERAKELAGEVKAAEAAAAQAEVDLREAHAAVHNVVLDGVPAGGEDDFVELEKVGQIPRLGFTPKDHDEIGEALGVFDLARGAKVSGSRFYFLTGIGAQLELALVNMAMAQAASYGFTPIIAPALVRPDAMEGTGFLGAHADEVYHLEADDLYLVGTSEVALAGFHSGEIIDLSAGPTRYAGFSSCFRREAGSYGKDTKGVFRVHWFDKVEMFTYCKPEDAAAEHRRLLEWEKEFLGKLELPFRVIDVAAGDLGSSAARKFDCEVWFPSQQRYRELTSTSNCTTYQARRLGIRYRDENGKPQIAATLNGTLCAVTRTIAALLDAHQQADGSVRIPEALRPFLGGIEEISAK, encoded by the coding sequence GTGATCGATCTTCGGGAAGTACGCGACGACCTCGAGAAGGTGCGCGCCAGCCAGCAGGCCCGCGGCCTCGACCCCGCGACCGCCGACGAGCTGCGGGACGCCGACGAGGCGCGCCGTACCGCGCTGTCGGCCTTCGAGTCGTTGCGTGCCGAGCAGAAGCAGGCCGGGCAGGCGGTCAAGAAGGCTTCGCCCGAGGAGCGGCCCGCGCTGCTGGAACGCGCCAAGGAGCTCGCCGGCGAGGTGAAGGCTGCGGAGGCGGCCGCCGCCCAGGCGGAGGTCGACCTGCGCGAGGCGCACGCCGCGGTGCACAACGTCGTGCTCGACGGTGTGCCCGCCGGCGGCGAGGACGACTTCGTCGAGCTGGAGAAGGTCGGCCAGATCCCGCGGCTCGGCTTCACGCCCAAGGACCACGACGAGATCGGCGAGGCCCTGGGGGTCTTCGACCTCGCCCGTGGCGCCAAGGTGAGCGGGTCCCGCTTCTACTTCCTGACCGGCATCGGCGCGCAGCTCGAGCTCGCGCTGGTCAACATGGCCATGGCGCAGGCCGCGTCGTACGGCTTCACGCCGATCATTGCGCCGGCGCTGGTGCGCCCCGACGCCATGGAGGGCACCGGTTTCCTCGGCGCGCACGCCGACGAGGTCTACCACCTCGAGGCCGACGACCTCTACCTCGTCGGGACGTCGGAGGTCGCGCTCGCCGGGTTCCATTCCGGGGAGATCATCGACCTGTCGGCCGGCCCGACGCGGTACGCCGGGTTCTCGTCCTGCTTCCGCCGCGAGGCCGGCTCGTACGGCAAGGACACCAAGGGCGTGTTCCGCGTCCACTGGTTCGACAAGGTCGAGATGTTCACCTACTGCAAGCCGGAGGACGCGGCGGCCGAGCACCGCAGGCTGCTGGAGTGGGAGAAGGAGTTCCTCGGCAAGCTCGAGCTGCCGTTCCGGGTGATCGACGTCGCGGCCGGCGACCTGGGCTCGTCCGCGGCCCGGAAGTTCGACTGCGAGGTCTGGTTCCCCTCCCAGCAGCGCTATCGCGAGCTGACCTCGACGTCCAACTGCACGACGTACCAGGCCCGGCGGCTCGGCATCCGCTACCGCGACGAGAACGGCAAGCCGCAGATCGCCGCCACCCTGAACGGCACCCTGTGCGCGGTCACCCGCACGATCGCCGCGCTGCTCGACGCGCACCAGCAGGCCGACGGCTCGGTCCGCATCCCGGAGGCGCTGCGCCCGTTCCTCGGCGGCATCGAAGAGATATCTGCGAAGTAA
- a CDS encoding HAD family hydrolase has translation MHRHKKPAREPGWQPKLVATDLDGTYICHGHGLSPGHRHTRDWLESHGIPVVPVTGRGPRLLDLTRAEIGEGGLLIMGQGGIVYDGRTLIHRAAMSGELAMSILDQVREHVDDVRIGAEDGADFSEPLRLQHGFVWPYSMDESVSVDADDVIAPEVLKVFVESQTYPIDDLVALIKSFVPEDVAYVTHSGIGFVEISPPYVSKAAGVKYICDRFGIAHEDVLCFGDMPNDLPMFEWSGRAVAMADAHPDVLAAADDVAPAACDHGISRYIAQLFPGYRPALPAGPPPVLHRLDRGAS, from the coding sequence ATGCACCGGCACAAGAAGCCGGCGCGGGAGCCCGGCTGGCAACCCAAGCTCGTCGCGACGGATCTCGACGGCACCTACATCTGCCACGGTCACGGGCTGTCGCCCGGGCACCGGCATACCCGCGACTGGCTGGAGAGCCACGGGATACCGGTCGTTCCGGTCACCGGACGGGGTCCGCGGCTGCTCGACCTCACCCGCGCCGAGATCGGCGAGGGCGGGCTGCTGATCATGGGACAGGGCGGCATCGTGTACGACGGCCGCACACTGATCCATCGCGCCGCCATGAGCGGCGAGCTGGCGATGAGCATCCTCGACCAGGTGCGCGAGCACGTCGACGACGTGCGGATCGGCGCCGAGGACGGCGCGGACTTCTCCGAGCCGCTTCGCCTGCAGCACGGCTTCGTGTGGCCGTACTCGATGGACGAGTCGGTCAGCGTCGACGCCGACGACGTCATCGCGCCCGAGGTGCTGAAGGTCTTCGTCGAGTCGCAGACCTACCCGATCGACGATCTGGTCGCGCTGATCAAGTCGTTCGTCCCCGAGGACGTCGCCTACGTGACGCACTCGGGCATCGGCTTCGTCGAGATCTCGCCGCCGTACGTGAGCAAGGCCGCCGGCGTGAAGTACATCTGCGACCGGTTCGGCATCGCGCACGAGGACGTGCTGTGCTTCGGCGACATGCCCAACGACCTGCCGATGTTCGAGTGGTCGGGGCGGGCGGTCGCGATGGCCGACGCGCATCCCGACGTCCTCGCCGCGGCCGACGACGTCGCGCCGGCCGCCTGCGACCACGGCATCTCCCGATACATCGCCCAGCTGTTCCCCGGCTATCGGCCCGCGCTGCCGGCCGGACCGCCGCCGGTCCTGCATCGCCTCGATCGGGGCGCGTCGTGA
- a CDS encoding HAD-IIB family hydrolase, whose product MSRPALIISDIDGTIADRGRVSDRTWAAIQAVRAAGIRFAVATGRAAGLLAPVLEHGYDGIAICDNGALTYDAGNDQVLACELIEAMVVGEMASEIAAQYPDLHLGLSRITPNPRAMYSEPRQVEVFDFGQQALHLDEFGMFPAAKIWAVNRELSSSEIGARLAEIAEGRVEVAWSSEGSGLVEMTALGVTKASACAALAHRWGVPAQDVVCMGDMTNDLEMLEWAGTAVVPANGNDAAKARADVLIGHIEEDGTAAYLESLIK is encoded by the coding sequence GTGAGCCGGCCGGCGCTCATCATCAGCGACATCGACGGAACGATCGCCGACCGCGGTCGGGTCTCCGATCGCACCTGGGCCGCGATCCAGGCCGTCCGCGCCGCAGGAATCCGGTTCGCCGTCGCCACCGGGCGCGCGGCCGGGCTGCTGGCGCCGGTGCTCGAGCACGGCTACGACGGCATCGCGATCTGCGACAACGGCGCGCTCACCTACGACGCCGGCAACGACCAGGTGCTGGCCTGCGAGCTGATCGAGGCGATGGTCGTCGGCGAGATGGCCAGCGAGATCGCCGCGCAGTACCCCGACCTGCACCTCGGGCTGTCGCGGATCACGCCGAACCCGAGGGCCATGTACTCGGAGCCGCGGCAGGTCGAGGTGTTCGACTTCGGGCAGCAGGCGCTGCACCTGGACGAGTTCGGGATGTTCCCGGCCGCGAAGATCTGGGCGGTGAACCGCGAGCTGAGCAGCAGTGAGATCGGTGCGCGGCTCGCGGAGATCGCCGAGGGGCGCGTCGAGGTCGCCTGGTCGAGCGAAGGCAGTGGGCTGGTCGAGATGACCGCGCTCGGCGTGACGAAGGCCAGCGCCTGCGCCGCGCTGGCGCACCGCTGGGGCGTCCCCGCCCAGGACGTCGTGTGCATGGGCGACATGACCAACGACCTCGAGATGCTCGAGTGGGCCGGCACCGCCGTCGTCCCGGCCAACGGCAACGACGCGGCCAAGGCCCGCGCCGACGTGCTGATCGGGCACATAGAGGAGGACGGCACCGCCGCCTA